From Microcystis aeruginosa NIES-2549, a single genomic window includes:
- the mutL gene encoding DNA mismatch repair endonuclease MutL, whose product MTLPIQVLPQDVIDLIAAGEVIDSLGAVVRELVENAIDAGADRITIDISPQNWRIQVSDNGRGMSREDLQLCSYAHSTSKIRQRDDLWQITSLGFRGEALHSIAQVARLRVASRHDDDLGCYCLYNHQGEPDNLETIPIAIGTIVTVENLFGNFPVRRQALPSINKQLKDIQTLIHNFALCHPHITWQVFQDHQDWLRISPGKDASQILPQLVKSLHFNDLAALKLDLTTPDAELAQIELVIGLPDRISRHQPDWVRIAVNGRMVRSSELEQAIFKAFARTVPKDRYPVCFLHLHLNPRSIDWNRHPAKAEIYLHNLIFWQEQIISAIDKALGLNPEHIPEKAQNQRVSQILKAAEEKSTYTIGEKSRKNRLELKALAQIHQTYIVAEHPNGLWLVEQHIAHERVLYERLEDNWEIVPLDTPIILNQLTTRQVEQLQRLGLEVASFGDRSWAIRSIPVLLKEREDRADALLELSLGGDLQTAQVATACRSAIRNGTALSLEEMQNLLDDWQNTRNPRTCPHGRPIYLSLEETSLARFFRRHWVIGKSHGI is encoded by the coding sequence ACAAGTATCGGATAACGGCAGGGGAATGTCTAGAGAAGATTTGCAACTGTGTAGCTATGCCCACAGTACCAGCAAAATCCGCCAACGGGACGATCTTTGGCAGATTACCAGTCTCGGATTCCGTGGTGAAGCTTTGCACAGTATCGCACAGGTGGCGCGTCTGCGGGTTGCCAGTCGCCATGACGATGATTTAGGTTGTTATTGTCTTTACAATCACCAAGGCGAGCCGGATAATTTAGAAACGATTCCTATAGCTATCGGCACTATCGTCACGGTAGAGAATCTCTTTGGTAACTTTCCTGTGCGTCGTCAAGCTTTACCGTCAATTAACAAACAATTAAAGGATATACAGACTTTAATTCATAATTTTGCTCTCTGTCATCCCCATATTACTTGGCAGGTTTTCCAAGATCATCAAGATTGGTTACGCATCAGTCCGGGTAAAGATGCCAGTCAAATATTACCGCAATTAGTTAAATCTCTGCATTTTAACGATTTAGCAGCCCTAAAACTTGACTTAACGACTCCTGACGCAGAATTGGCTCAAATTGAATTAGTCATCGGTTTGCCCGATCGCATTTCTCGCCATCAACCGGATTGGGTTAGAATTGCTGTTAATGGGCGAATGGTGCGCTCATCGGAGTTAGAACAGGCAATATTTAAAGCTTTCGCTCGCACAGTCCCTAAAGATCGCTATCCCGTTTGTTTTCTCCATCTACATCTTAACCCCCGTTCGATCGATTGGAATCGTCACCCAGCCAAAGCGGAAATATACCTGCATAACCTCATTTTTTGGCAAGAACAGATAATTTCAGCCATAGACAAGGCGTTAGGACTAAATCCCGAACATATACCTGAAAAAGCGCAAAATCAGCGCGTCAGTCAAATTCTCAAGGCTGCCGAGGAAAAAAGCACCTATACAATAGGGGAAAAATCCAGGAAAAATCGGCTGGAATTAAAGGCATTAGCCCAAATTCACCAAACTTATATAGTTGCTGAACATCCTAACGGATTATGGTTAGTGGAACAACATATTGCCCATGAGCGGGTTTTGTACGAACGTTTAGAGGATAACTGGGAAATCGTGCCGTTAGATACTCCGATCATCTTAAATCAGTTAACTACTCGACAAGTCGAACAATTACAACGTTTAGGATTAGAAGTTGCTAGTTTTGGCGATCGCTCTTGGGCTATTCGTAGTATTCCTGTTCTACTAAAAGAGCGCGAGGATCGGGCCGATGCTTTACTAGAATTAAGTTTAGGGGGCGATTTACAAACCGCTCAGGTTGCTACCGCTTGCCGTAGTGCGATCCGCAATGGTACAGCTTTAAGTTTAGAAGAAATGCAGAATTTACTCGATGATTGGCAAAATACTCGTAATCCCCGCACCTGTCCCCACGGAAGACCGATTTACTTATCCTTAGAAGAAACCTCGCTCGCTCGCTTCTTCCGTCGTCATTGGGTAATCGGCAAAAGTCACGGCATTTAA